In one Pelecanus crispus isolate bPelCri1 chromosome 12, bPelCri1.pri, whole genome shotgun sequence genomic region, the following are encoded:
- the TUBD1 gene encoding tubulin delta chain isoform X1, whose amino-acid sequence MSIVTVQLGQCGNQIGHEVFNAICSDVRGTHGLCSKKENESYRDACKERFFSEEESEVPVARAVLVDMEPKVISQTLSIAARSGYWKYDDRSHFCQKQGSGNNWANGYSVHGPRHKEIIMNLVQKEAEKCDRLGGFFTIMSMAGGTGSGLGAFVTQCLRDTFPTSFILNHVIWPYGTGEVIVQNYNSVLTLSHLYQSSDALLVHENDVIHKICAQLMNIKQISFRDVNQVIAHQLGSVFQPTYTAESGLHYSRNLLGDLMETLVPHPEFKMLGLRNIPQMPENSLAYSTFSWPGLIKHLRQMLIANAKMEEGIDWQVRPPCLGSSVPSSHSTNKPPHFNTSVANLVILRGKDMHSVDLGSFRDPSLYTSWLNPQDAFNVWKTPRAFNKYEKSASLVSNSQFLLKPLDNVVRKAWNMFASKAYIHQYTKFGIEEEDFLDSFTALEQVISSYTIL is encoded by the exons ATGTCAATAGTCACAGTCCAGCTTGGTCAGTGTGGTAATCAGATCGGCCATGAGGTGTTTAACGCTATCTGCAGTGATGTCCGTGGCACACACGGGTTGTGTTCCAAGAAGGAGAATGAATCCTACCGTGATGCTTGCAAAGAACGTTTTTTCAGTGAGGAGGAATCGGAAG TACCTGTTGCCCGGGCTGTGCTTGTTGACATGGAACCTAAAGTAATCAGCCAAACCTTATCAATAGCTGCCAGGTCTGGCTACTGGAAATACGATGATCGGTCGCACTTCTGTCAGAAGCAAGGGTCTGGGAACAACTGGGCAAATGG TTACTCTGTTCATGGGCCTAgacacaaagaaataataatgaatcTGGtacaaaaagaagcagagaaatgtgATCGACTTGGTGGATTTTTCACAATAATGAGCATGGCTGGTGGTACAGGATCTGGCTTGGGAGCATTTGTAACCCAGTGCTTAAGAGATACTTTCCCAACCTCATTTATACTAAACCATGTTATCTGGCCCTACGGCACCGGTGAG gTCATTGTTCAAAACTACAACTCTGTTTTGACTCTGTCACATCTGTACCAGTCATCAGATGCCCTTCTTGTTCATGAAAATGATGTCATCCACAAGATCTGTGCTCAGCTGATGAATATTAAACAGATATCCTTCAGGGATGTAAATCAAGTCATTGCACATCAGCTGGGGAGTGTTTTCCAGCCCACTTACACAGCAGAAAGTGGCTTACACTATAGCAGAAACCTGTTAG gagACTTAATGGAGACGTTAGTTCCACATCCCGAATTCAAGATGTTGGGTCTTCGTAACATACCTCAGATGCCTGAAAACTCCCTCGCTTATAGCACGTTCAGTTGGCCTGGACTCATCAAACATTTAAGGCAGATGCTCATTGCTAATGCTAAAATGGAAGAAG GTATCGATTGGCAAGTACGACCACCGTGTCTAGGCTCCTCTGTCCCCTCCAGTCATTCCACGAACAAGCCGCCGCATTTCAATACTTCCGTTGCCAACCTGGTTATCCTGCGAGGAAAAGATATGCACAGCGTAGACTTGG GAAGTTTCAGAGATCCCTCGTTATATACATCATGGCTAAACCCCCAGGACGCTTTTAATGTGTGGAAAACACCAAGAGCATTTAACAAGTACGAAAAATCTGCTTCTTTGGTCAGCAATAGCCAGTTCCTGCTGAAACCTCTTGACAATGTTGTACGAAAAGCTTGGAATATGTTTGCTTCCAA AGCCTATATTCACCAGTACACTAAATTCGGAATTGAAGAGGAAGATTTCCTGGACAGCTTCACAGCTCTGGAACAAGTTATCTCCAGTTACACCatcctttga
- the TUBD1 gene encoding tubulin delta chain isoform X2 has translation MSIVTVQLGQCGNQIGHEVFNAICSDVRGTHGLCSKKENESYRDACKERFFSEEESEGTAFKLPVARAVLVDMEPKVISQTLSIAARSGYWKYDDRSHFCQKQGSGNNWANGYSVHGPRHKEIIMNLVQKEAEKCDRLGGFFTIMSMAGGTGSGLGAFVTQCLRDTFPTSFILNHVIWPYGTGEVIVQNYNSVLTLSHLYQSSDALLVHENDVIHKICAQLMNIKQISFRDVNQVIAHQLGSVFQPTYTAESGLHYSRNLLGDLMETLVPHPEFKMLGLRNIPQMPENSLAYSTFSWPGLIKHLRQMLIANAKMEEGIDWQVRPPCLGSSVPSSHSTNKPPHFNTSVANLVILRGKDMHSVDLGSFRDPSLYTSWLNPQDAFNVWKTPRAFNKYEKSASLVSNSQFLLKPLDNVVRKAWNMFASKAYIHQYTKFGIEEEDFLDSFTALEQVISSYTIL, from the exons ATGTCAATAGTCACAGTCCAGCTTGGTCAGTGTGGTAATCAGATCGGCCATGAGGTGTTTAACGCTATCTGCAGTGATGTCCGTGGCACACACGGGTTGTGTTCCAAGAAGGAGAATGAATCCTACCGTGATGCTTGCAAAGAACGTTTTTTCAGTGAGGAGGAATCGGAAGGTACAGCGTTTAAGT TACCTGTTGCCCGGGCTGTGCTTGTTGACATGGAACCTAAAGTAATCAGCCAAACCTTATCAATAGCTGCCAGGTCTGGCTACTGGAAATACGATGATCGGTCGCACTTCTGTCAGAAGCAAGGGTCTGGGAACAACTGGGCAAATGG TTACTCTGTTCATGGGCCTAgacacaaagaaataataatgaatcTGGtacaaaaagaagcagagaaatgtgATCGACTTGGTGGATTTTTCACAATAATGAGCATGGCTGGTGGTACAGGATCTGGCTTGGGAGCATTTGTAACCCAGTGCTTAAGAGATACTTTCCCAACCTCATTTATACTAAACCATGTTATCTGGCCCTACGGCACCGGTGAG gTCATTGTTCAAAACTACAACTCTGTTTTGACTCTGTCACATCTGTACCAGTCATCAGATGCCCTTCTTGTTCATGAAAATGATGTCATCCACAAGATCTGTGCTCAGCTGATGAATATTAAACAGATATCCTTCAGGGATGTAAATCAAGTCATTGCACATCAGCTGGGGAGTGTTTTCCAGCCCACTTACACAGCAGAAAGTGGCTTACACTATAGCAGAAACCTGTTAG gagACTTAATGGAGACGTTAGTTCCACATCCCGAATTCAAGATGTTGGGTCTTCGTAACATACCTCAGATGCCTGAAAACTCCCTCGCTTATAGCACGTTCAGTTGGCCTGGACTCATCAAACATTTAAGGCAGATGCTCATTGCTAATGCTAAAATGGAAGAAG GTATCGATTGGCAAGTACGACCACCGTGTCTAGGCTCCTCTGTCCCCTCCAGTCATTCCACGAACAAGCCGCCGCATTTCAATACTTCCGTTGCCAACCTGGTTATCCTGCGAGGAAAAGATATGCACAGCGTAGACTTGG GAAGTTTCAGAGATCCCTCGTTATATACATCATGGCTAAACCCCCAGGACGCTTTTAATGTGTGGAAAACACCAAGAGCATTTAACAAGTACGAAAAATCTGCTTCTTTGGTCAGCAATAGCCAGTTCCTGCTGAAACCTCTTGACAATGTTGTACGAAAAGCTTGGAATATGTTTGCTTCCAA AGCCTATATTCACCAGTACACTAAATTCGGAATTGAAGAGGAAGATTTCCTGGACAGCTTCACAGCTCTGGAACAAGTTATCTCCAGTTACACCatcctttga
- the TUBD1 gene encoding tubulin delta chain isoform X5, whose translation MSIVTVQLGQCGNQIGHEVFNAICSDVRGTHGLCSKKENESYRDACKERFFSEEESEVPVARAVLVDMEPKVISQTLSIAARSGYWKYDDRSHFCQKQGSGNNWANGYSVHGPRHKEIIMNLVQKEAEKCDRLGGFFTIMSMAGGTGSGLGAFVTQCLRDTFPTSFILNHVIWPYGTGEVIVQNYNSVLTLSHLYQSSDALLVHENDVIHKICAQLMNIKQISFRDVNQVIAHQLGSVFQPTYTAESGLHYSRNLLGSFRDPSLYTSWLNPQDAFNVWKTPRAFNKYEKSASLVSNSQFLLKPLDNVVRKAWNMFASKAYIHQYTKFGIEEEDFLDSFTALEQVISSYTIL comes from the exons ATGTCAATAGTCACAGTCCAGCTTGGTCAGTGTGGTAATCAGATCGGCCATGAGGTGTTTAACGCTATCTGCAGTGATGTCCGTGGCACACACGGGTTGTGTTCCAAGAAGGAGAATGAATCCTACCGTGATGCTTGCAAAGAACGTTTTTTCAGTGAGGAGGAATCGGAAG TACCTGTTGCCCGGGCTGTGCTTGTTGACATGGAACCTAAAGTAATCAGCCAAACCTTATCAATAGCTGCCAGGTCTGGCTACTGGAAATACGATGATCGGTCGCACTTCTGTCAGAAGCAAGGGTCTGGGAACAACTGGGCAAATGG TTACTCTGTTCATGGGCCTAgacacaaagaaataataatgaatcTGGtacaaaaagaagcagagaaatgtgATCGACTTGGTGGATTTTTCACAATAATGAGCATGGCTGGTGGTACAGGATCTGGCTTGGGAGCATTTGTAACCCAGTGCTTAAGAGATACTTTCCCAACCTCATTTATACTAAACCATGTTATCTGGCCCTACGGCACCGGTGAG gTCATTGTTCAAAACTACAACTCTGTTTTGACTCTGTCACATCTGTACCAGTCATCAGATGCCCTTCTTGTTCATGAAAATGATGTCATCCACAAGATCTGTGCTCAGCTGATGAATATTAAACAGATATCCTTCAGGGATGTAAATCAAGTCATTGCACATCAGCTGGGGAGTGTTTTCCAGCCCACTTACACAGCAGAAAGTGGCTTACACTATAGCAGAAACCTGTTAG GAAGTTTCAGAGATCCCTCGTTATATACATCATGGCTAAACCCCCAGGACGCTTTTAATGTGTGGAAAACACCAAGAGCATTTAACAAGTACGAAAAATCTGCTTCTTTGGTCAGCAATAGCCAGTTCCTGCTGAAACCTCTTGACAATGTTGTACGAAAAGCTTGGAATATGTTTGCTTCCAA AGCCTATATTCACCAGTACACTAAATTCGGAATTGAAGAGGAAGATTTCCTGGACAGCTTCACAGCTCTGGAACAAGTTATCTCCAGTTACACCatcctttga
- the TUBD1 gene encoding tubulin delta chain isoform X4, producing the protein MSIVTVQLGQCGNQIGHEVFNAICSDVRGTHGLCSKKENESYRDACKERFFSEEESEVPVARAVLVDMEPKVISQTLSIAARSGYWKYDDRSHFCQKQGSGNNWANGYSVHGPRHKEIIMNLVQKEAEKCDRLGGFFTIMSMAGGTGSGLGAFVTQCLRDTFPTSFILNHVIWPYGTGEVIVQNYNSVLTLSHLYQSSDALLVHENDVIHKICAQLMNIKQISFRDVNQVIAHQLGSVFQPTYTAESGLHYSRNLLGDLMETLVPHPEFKMLGLRNIPQMPENSLAYSTFSWPGLIKHLRQMLIANAKMEEGIDWQVRPPCLGSSVPSSHSTNKPPHFNTSVANLVILRGKDMHSVDLGKKEKHAYIHQYTKFGIEEEDFLDSFTALEQVISSYTIL; encoded by the exons ATGTCAATAGTCACAGTCCAGCTTGGTCAGTGTGGTAATCAGATCGGCCATGAGGTGTTTAACGCTATCTGCAGTGATGTCCGTGGCACACACGGGTTGTGTTCCAAGAAGGAGAATGAATCCTACCGTGATGCTTGCAAAGAACGTTTTTTCAGTGAGGAGGAATCGGAAG TACCTGTTGCCCGGGCTGTGCTTGTTGACATGGAACCTAAAGTAATCAGCCAAACCTTATCAATAGCTGCCAGGTCTGGCTACTGGAAATACGATGATCGGTCGCACTTCTGTCAGAAGCAAGGGTCTGGGAACAACTGGGCAAATGG TTACTCTGTTCATGGGCCTAgacacaaagaaataataatgaatcTGGtacaaaaagaagcagagaaatgtgATCGACTTGGTGGATTTTTCACAATAATGAGCATGGCTGGTGGTACAGGATCTGGCTTGGGAGCATTTGTAACCCAGTGCTTAAGAGATACTTTCCCAACCTCATTTATACTAAACCATGTTATCTGGCCCTACGGCACCGGTGAG gTCATTGTTCAAAACTACAACTCTGTTTTGACTCTGTCACATCTGTACCAGTCATCAGATGCCCTTCTTGTTCATGAAAATGATGTCATCCACAAGATCTGTGCTCAGCTGATGAATATTAAACAGATATCCTTCAGGGATGTAAATCAAGTCATTGCACATCAGCTGGGGAGTGTTTTCCAGCCCACTTACACAGCAGAAAGTGGCTTACACTATAGCAGAAACCTGTTAG gagACTTAATGGAGACGTTAGTTCCACATCCCGAATTCAAGATGTTGGGTCTTCGTAACATACCTCAGATGCCTGAAAACTCCCTCGCTTATAGCACGTTCAGTTGGCCTGGACTCATCAAACATTTAAGGCAGATGCTCATTGCTAATGCTAAAATGGAAGAAG GTATCGATTGGCAAGTACGACCACCGTGTCTAGGCTCCTCTGTCCCCTCCAGTCATTCCACGAACAAGCCGCCGCATTTCAATACTTCCGTTGCCAACCTGGTTATCCTGCGAGGAAAAGATATGCACAGCGTAGACTTGGGTAAGAAGGAAAAACACG CCTATATTCACCAGTACACTAAATTCGGAATTGAAGAGGAAGATTTCCTGGACAGCTTCACAGCTCTGGAACAAGTTATCTCCAGTTACACCatcctttga
- the TUBD1 gene encoding tubulin delta chain isoform X3 — MSIVTVQLGQCGNQIGHEVFNAICSDVRGTHGLCSKKENESYRDACKERFFSEEESEVPVARAVLVDMEPKVISQTLSIAARSGYWKYDDRSHFCQKQGSGNNWANGYSVHGPRHKEIIMNLVQKEAEKCDRLGGFFTIMSMAGGTGSGLGAFVTQCLRDTFPTSFILNHVIWPYGTGEVIVQNYNSVLTLSHLYQSSDALLVHENDVIHKICAQLMNIKQISFRDVNQVIAHQLGSVFQPTYTAESGLHYSRNLLGIDWQVRPPCLGSSVPSSHSTNKPPHFNTSVANLVILRGKDMHSVDLGSFRDPSLYTSWLNPQDAFNVWKTPRAFNKYEKSASLVSNSQFLLKPLDNVVRKAWNMFASKAYIHQYTKFGIEEEDFLDSFTALEQVISSYTIL; from the exons ATGTCAATAGTCACAGTCCAGCTTGGTCAGTGTGGTAATCAGATCGGCCATGAGGTGTTTAACGCTATCTGCAGTGATGTCCGTGGCACACACGGGTTGTGTTCCAAGAAGGAGAATGAATCCTACCGTGATGCTTGCAAAGAACGTTTTTTCAGTGAGGAGGAATCGGAAG TACCTGTTGCCCGGGCTGTGCTTGTTGACATGGAACCTAAAGTAATCAGCCAAACCTTATCAATAGCTGCCAGGTCTGGCTACTGGAAATACGATGATCGGTCGCACTTCTGTCAGAAGCAAGGGTCTGGGAACAACTGGGCAAATGG TTACTCTGTTCATGGGCCTAgacacaaagaaataataatgaatcTGGtacaaaaagaagcagagaaatgtgATCGACTTGGTGGATTTTTCACAATAATGAGCATGGCTGGTGGTACAGGATCTGGCTTGGGAGCATTTGTAACCCAGTGCTTAAGAGATACTTTCCCAACCTCATTTATACTAAACCATGTTATCTGGCCCTACGGCACCGGTGAG gTCATTGTTCAAAACTACAACTCTGTTTTGACTCTGTCACATCTGTACCAGTCATCAGATGCCCTTCTTGTTCATGAAAATGATGTCATCCACAAGATCTGTGCTCAGCTGATGAATATTAAACAGATATCCTTCAGGGATGTAAATCAAGTCATTGCACATCAGCTGGGGAGTGTTTTCCAGCCCACTTACACAGCAGAAAGTGGCTTACACTATAGCAGAAACCTGTTAG GTATCGATTGGCAAGTACGACCACCGTGTCTAGGCTCCTCTGTCCCCTCCAGTCATTCCACGAACAAGCCGCCGCATTTCAATACTTCCGTTGCCAACCTGGTTATCCTGCGAGGAAAAGATATGCACAGCGTAGACTTGG GAAGTTTCAGAGATCCCTCGTTATATACATCATGGCTAAACCCCCAGGACGCTTTTAATGTGTGGAAAACACCAAGAGCATTTAACAAGTACGAAAAATCTGCTTCTTTGGTCAGCAATAGCCAGTTCCTGCTGAAACCTCTTGACAATGTTGTACGAAAAGCTTGGAATATGTTTGCTTCCAA AGCCTATATTCACCAGTACACTAAATTCGGAATTGAAGAGGAAGATTTCCTGGACAGCTTCACAGCTCTGGAACAAGTTATCTCCAGTTACACCatcctttga